The proteins below are encoded in one region of Halogranum gelatinilyticum:
- a CDS encoding DUF5518 domain-containing protein: MALHPLRPLRALRDFLTATYWRFAVVAGGLTAIVVGLDYWQMASGNLDFTLVVLAGFVGGYLFHGRPETPTQVGFRVGLVGSLPVLLQVAEPLGYIVGLNQPAWFTVLQGLMLLGYVLLATTLVGLSGIVGALVGNWLAGKTSGHQESAAGN, from the coding sequence ATGGCCCTCCATCCACTTCGTCCGCTCCGAGCGCTCCGTGACTTCCTGACCGCCACCTACTGGCGGTTCGCCGTCGTCGCTGGCGGTCTCACTGCCATCGTTGTCGGACTCGACTACTGGCAGATGGCCTCGGGAAATCTGGACTTCACTCTCGTCGTCCTCGCGGGCTTCGTCGGCGGCTACCTCTTTCACGGCCGCCCGGAGACGCCCACGCAGGTCGGCTTCCGTGTCGGTCTCGTCGGCTCGCTGCCGGTACTCCTGCAGGTCGCCGAACCGCTCGGCTACATCGTCGGCCTGAACCAACCGGCGTGGTTCACCGTTCTTCAGGGGCTGATGCTGCTCGGCTACGTCCTCCTTGCGACCACGCTCGTCGGTCTCTCGGGCATCGTCGGCGCGCTGGTCGGCAACTGGCTCGCGGGGAAGACGAGCGGACATCAGGAGTCGGCCGCGGGCAACTGA
- a CDS encoding ArsR/SmtB family transcription factor — MSGLLPSEPPEGEDHDDEGDLRVLWLDDEESDELISSLSSETARSILTALYDAPETASELSERVDTSIQNVRHHLTRLQDAGLVEVKDIRYSVKGREMNVYGPVDDSLVVCVGSADDRSSFLDSLKRLVGTVAVLGVLSLLVQFAFGAGVVDLGGPAGGPRVGDSLGGAAGPVLGLLPPGVAFLAGGLLVLALVAGWEYRRR, encoded by the coding sequence ATGTCCGGACTCCTACCGTCCGAACCGCCCGAGGGGGAGGACCACGACGACGAGGGTGACCTCCGCGTCCTCTGGCTCGACGACGAGGAGTCTGACGAACTCATCAGTTCGCTCTCGTCGGAGACGGCCCGCTCGATTCTGACCGCCCTCTATGACGCCCCCGAGACGGCCTCGGAACTCTCCGAGCGCGTCGACACCTCCATCCAGAACGTCCGCCACCATCTGACACGACTCCAAGACGCCGGCCTCGTCGAGGTGAAAGACATCCGCTACTCGGTCAAGGGCCGGGAGATGAACGTCTACGGGCCCGTCGACGACTCGCTCGTCGTCTGCGTCGGCAGCGCGGACGACCGCTCGTCCTTCCTCGACTCGCTCAAACGACTCGTCGGCACTGTCGCCGTCCTCGGCGTCCTCAGTCTGCTCGTCCAGTTCGCGTTCGGCGCGGGCGTCGTCGACCTCGGCGGGCCGGCCGGTGGTCCCCGTGTCGGCGACAGTCTCGGTGGCGCGGCCGGACCAGTCCTCGGCCTCCTCCCGCCGGGCGTCGCCTTCCTCGCGGGCGGGCTGCTCGTCCTCGCGCTCGTCGCCGGGTGGG